A stretch of the Vibrio gazogenes genome encodes the following:
- a CDS encoding AAA family ATPase, with product MKREQTIDNLYQLAEQTKQVQADRIEIVLEERKDDHFPPMSKALMETRSGLTRRKLDEAIAKMEAEGHQFTKNNANHYSISLAEAHMLMDAAGVSTFHQRKKNNENKPWIINVQNQKGGTGKSMTAVHLSACLALNLDKRYRICLIDLDPQGSLRLFLNPQISTEENESIFSAVDIMLDNVPDDTTVDRSFLNKNVLMSTQYPNLKTISAFPEDAMFNAEAWQYLSQNQSLDIVRLLKEKLIDKIADDFDIIVIDTGPHVDPLVWNAMYASNALLIPCAAKRLDWASTVNFFQHLPTVYEMFPEDWKGLEFVRLVPTMFEDDNKKQVSVLTEMNYLLGEQVMMATIPRSRAFETCADTYSTVFDLTSGDFEGGKKTLATAQDAVQKSALELERVLHTHWPSLNQG from the coding sequence ATGAAGAGAGAACAAACCATAGATAATCTCTACCAACTCGCTGAACAAACCAAACAAGTTCAGGCGGATCGGATTGAAATCGTCCTTGAAGAACGTAAAGACGATCACTTTCCCCCAATGTCTAAGGCATTGATGGAAACGCGTTCCGGCCTCACTCGGCGAAAGCTGGATGAAGCTATTGCAAAAATGGAAGCTGAAGGACATCAGTTTACTAAAAATAACGCCAATCATTATTCTATCTCTCTTGCTGAAGCGCATATGCTGATGGATGCGGCCGGTGTGTCTACCTTCCATCAACGTAAAAAGAATAATGAGAATAAGCCTTGGATTATTAATGTTCAGAATCAAAAAGGTGGTACGGGAAAATCGATGACTGCAGTTCATCTGTCTGCCTGTCTGGCTTTAAATCTGGATAAAAGATATCGCATTTGCTTAATCGATTTAGATCCTCAAGGTTCATTACGTCTATTCCTGAATCCTCAAATTAGTACAGAAGAAAATGAAAGTATTTTCTCTGCGGTGGATATCATGTTAGACAATGTGCCGGATGACACGACGGTGGATCGTTCTTTTTTGAATAAGAACGTATTGATGTCGACCCAGTACCCGAACTTGAAAACCATTTCTGCTTTCCCTGAAGATGCGATGTTTAACGCTGAAGCATGGCAGTATTTATCACAAAATCAGTCACTGGATATTGTCCGTCTTTTGAAAGAGAAGTTGATTGATAAAATTGCTGATGATTTTGATATTATTGTCATCGATACGGGACCGCATGTTGATCCTTTAGTTTGGAATGCAATGTATGCGTCTAACGCGCTTTTGATACCATGTGCAGCAAAGCGTCTGGACTGGGCGTCAACGGTTAACTTCTTCCAGCATTTACCAACCGTTTATGAAATGTTTCCGGAAGATTGGAAGGGACTCGAATTCGTTCGGTTGGTACCGACGATGTTCGAGGATGATAATAAGAAGCAAGTTTCTGTTTTGACGGAGATGAATTATCTGCTCGGAGAGCAGGTGATGATGGCAACGATACCACGGAGTCGGGCATTTGAAACCTGCGCTGATACTTATAGCACGGTGTTTGATTTAACTTCCGGTGATTTTGAAGGCGGGAAGAAAACACTGGCGACAGCGCAAGATGCTGTTCAAAAAAGTGCATTGGAGCTTGAGAGAGTGCTACATACACATTGGCCATCGTTGAATCAGGGGTAA
- a CDS encoding replication initiator protein RctB domain-containing protein, translating into MSTHEKILIKAPRNHKDGHLFQVSESSINWIEQYQHFKGVTRSIIELLNLVSLKGMSSKDGLVSTTELIEAADGQLTRAAIQQRLRAAVSIGLFEQIPVRFEEGLAGKTMLHKFINPSQLISSLGATSLITESVKQSEKQKRSKALAQTQVNQRLLNEYGLNTPPAIKDEADQFVVSPTNWAGIIDQALAPPRTRKNYQKSMVSISGTRAVIETRSSKNIMTVDDLMTLFALFTLTVQYHDHQREEYHLNAKQIPNKTPLYITDILSLRGKKDSGPARDSIRDSIDRIEFTDFQLHELTGRWLSENMPEGFKSDRFRFLARTITASEEAPVEGADGEIKIKPNLYILVWEPSFYEELLTRDYFFLFPPEILKQHTLVFQLYSYFRSRMSRRHHETMLLSELNQKLARNIEWRRFSMDLIRELRRLSEGKGDDDLFVVNLWGYHLSIRAIHTKGKLSDYEVDIKCDVEEVLRFSRARTTNAGKRNMAPTLPNPLRHEMVSKQKLEELASIIDGEFEPIQRKTPSPRGNLGRRVKLRKHLVEINADEITITLSKYTSQEALERSISALSAMTGHSPSLIREECQELIDKLDWLRVGETVLPYETLSKTIELYNSRSRNKHLSIERLISGLAVRRKVCKQISEGHLDESVFLVLDEVAIGI; encoded by the coding sequence ATGAGCACCCACGAAAAAATATTAATCAAAGCTCCTAGAAATCATAAAGATGGTCATCTCTTTCAAGTATCAGAATCATCGATCAATTGGATAGAACAGTATCAGCACTTTAAAGGGGTGACTAGAAGCATCATTGAACTACTGAATTTAGTTTCCTTAAAAGGAATGAGTAGTAAAGATGGCTTAGTTTCAACGACAGAGCTGATTGAAGCAGCAGATGGACAGTTGACCAGAGCAGCAATCCAGCAACGGTTGCGTGCAGCCGTTAGTATTGGTCTCTTCGAGCAAATTCCTGTCCGGTTCGAGGAAGGCCTTGCAGGGAAAACAATGCTGCATAAGTTTATTAATCCGAGCCAACTGATCTCATCGCTGGGAGCCACCAGCCTGATTACCGAATCGGTGAAACAGTCAGAGAAACAGAAACGCTCAAAAGCGCTGGCACAAACACAAGTAAATCAACGTTTGTTGAATGAATACGGGTTGAATACACCGCCAGCGATTAAAGATGAAGCCGATCAATTTGTAGTCTCACCCACCAATTGGGCTGGGATTATCGACCAAGCATTAGCACCGCCAAGAACACGTAAGAATTACCAGAAATCAATGGTTTCAATTTCTGGGACTCGCGCAGTGATCGAAACAAGATCATCCAAGAATATTATGACTGTTGATGATCTAATGACGCTGTTTGCCCTGTTTACATTAACCGTTCAATACCATGATCATCAGCGTGAAGAATATCATCTGAACGCGAAACAAATACCGAATAAGACACCGCTGTATATTACGGATATTTTGTCACTTCGGGGGAAGAAGGATAGCGGGCCTGCGAGAGACTCAATTCGAGACAGTATTGATCGCATTGAATTTACGGACTTTCAGCTCCACGAACTCACCGGACGTTGGCTCAGTGAAAATATGCCGGAAGGGTTTAAAAGTGATCGTTTTCGCTTTCTGGCCCGAACGATCACCGCTTCTGAAGAAGCACCAGTTGAAGGTGCTGATGGTGAGATTAAGATCAAACCTAATCTCTACATTCTGGTTTGGGAGCCTTCATTTTATGAAGAGCTACTGACGCGGGATTACTTTTTCTTATTTCCACCAGAGATTCTGAAACAGCATACACTGGTATTCCAACTCTATTCTTATTTTCGAAGTCGGATGTCCCGTCGGCACCATGAAACCATGTTGTTATCTGAACTGAATCAGAAATTAGCCCGTAATATTGAATGGCGACGTTTCTCGATGGATCTGATCCGTGAGTTGCGGCGTTTATCTGAAGGAAAAGGGGATGACGATTTATTTGTCGTTAATCTGTGGGGGTATCATCTTTCTATCCGTGCCATTCATACCAAAGGCAAGCTTTCGGATTATGAAGTGGACATTAAATGTGATGTTGAAGAGGTGTTGCGTTTCTCCAGAGCGAGAACTACCAATGCCGGTAAACGTAATATGGCTCCGACGTTACCGAATCCACTTCGCCATGAGATGGTTTCTAAGCAAAAACTGGAAGAACTCGCCTCAATTATTGATGGGGAGTTTGAACCGATCCAACGTAAAACGCCATCTCCCAGAGGGAATCTAGGCCGCCGCGTCAAGTTGCGGAAACATTTGGTTGAAATCAATGCTGATGAAATTACGATAACCTTATCAAAATATACCTCTCAGGAGGCTCTGGAACGCAGTATAAGCGCTTTATCGGCAATGACTGGACACTCCCCATCATTAATCCGAGAAGAGTGTCAGGAGCTGATTGATAAGCTCGATTGGCTCAGGGTCGGTGAAACAGTGCTTCCTTACGAAACGCTGAGCAAGACGATTGAGCTGTATAACTCCCGTAGTCGTAATAAGCATTTGTCAATTGAACGATTAATCTCTGGATTAGCGGTTCGACGCAAAGTGTGTAAACAGATTAGTGAAGGGCATTTGGACGAGTCCGTGTTTTTAGTGCTTGATGAAGTGGCGATTGGTATCTAG
- a CDS encoding PA3496 family putative envelope integrity protein, with translation MSINSIDHDEMTNIANKWDFTDEVELQQPTKTLKSAEARRRIEVMREIRESGLTLEEARELGLLH, from the coding sequence ATGTCTATCAATTCAATTGACCATGATGAAATGACGAATATCGCAAATAAATGGGACTTCACGGACGAAGTTGAATTGCAACAACCCACGAAAACCCTCAAGTCAGCCGAAGCCCGACGCCGGATTGAAGTGATGAGAGAAATTCGTGAAAGTGGTTTAACGCTTGAAGAAGCGAGAGAGCTTGGCTTACTTCATTAA
- a CDS encoding DUF3283 family protein, producing MSFNLAELNAEEKNRIELDKQAAFLVWKLKQGKAGPEVFIQHQETLRTTDEQTCFQQSVDKYKRVMGVM from the coding sequence ATGTCTTTTAATCTTGCAGAATTGAATGCTGAAGAGAAGAATCGGATCGAGTTGGATAAGCAGGCTGCCTTTTTAGTCTGGAAACTGAAACAGGGAAAGGCAGGGCCTGAAGTCTTCATTCAGCATCAGGAAACGTTGCGAACAACCGATGAACAGACATGCTTTCAACAATCAGTGGATAAATATAAAAGGGTCATGGGCGTGATGTAA
- a CDS encoding YebC/PmpR family DNA-binding transcriptional regulator: MGRSFEVRKASMAKTQGAKIKVYSKYGKEIYVCAKNGGADPETNLSLRHLITKAKKDQVPGHVIDKALDKASGGSGEDYQPARYEGFGPGGVSVIVDCLTDNGNRTYQDVRQCFVKTGAKIGSPGTVAHMFDHQAVFQFQGDDEEAVLEALVMADVDVTDIELEDGVMTVFAPHTEFFKAKTALTEAFPDVTLDVEEITFVPQNRTEIAGEDAEKFQKFLDLLDDSDDVQQVYHNAEIE, translated from the coding sequence ATGGGAAGAAGTTTTGAAGTGCGTAAAGCTTCCATGGCGAAGACTCAAGGCGCAAAGATTAAAGTTTATTCCAAATACGGCAAAGAGATTTATGTGTGTGCAAAAAATGGGGGGGCCGATCCGGAAACCAACCTTTCTTTGCGACACTTGATCACTAAAGCGAAAAAAGATCAGGTTCCCGGACATGTGATCGACAAAGCGCTGGATAAAGCCTCGGGAGGATCAGGTGAAGATTACCAGCCAGCTCGTTATGAAGGGTTTGGTCCCGGTGGTGTGAGTGTGATTGTCGACTGTCTAACGGATAACGGCAACCGAACTTATCAGGATGTCCGGCAATGCTTTGTGAAGACGGGGGCAAAAATTGGCAGCCCTGGGACTGTGGCGCATATGTTCGATCATCAAGCGGTATTCCAGTTTCAGGGAGATGATGAAGAAGCGGTTTTAGAAGCATTAGTCATGGCTGATGTTGATGTGACTGATATTGAACTGGAAGATGGTGTGATGACCGTATTTGCACCCCATACAGAATTCTTCAAAGCAAAGACTGCGTTGACCGAAGCTTTCCCTGATGTCACGTTGGATGTGGAAGAGATTACATTCGTGCCACAAAACCGGACTGAAATTGCCGGAGAAGATGCTGAGAAATTTCAGAAGTTTCTTGATCTGTTGGATGACAGTGATGACGTACAACAGGTTTATCATAATGCGGAGATTGAGTAG
- the cyoA gene encoding ubiquinol oxidase subunit II, producing MEASRYKSIISRLGLLLTVLMLSGCKFALLDPKGEVGIQVKELILTALLLMLIVVIPVILMTIYFSYKYRSSNSNAEYTPEWSHSTKIEFVVWTIPIIIIVILATITWRSTHHLEPSRPLASDVKPMTIEVVSLDWKWLFIYPEQKIATVNYVAFPKDVPVKFKLTSDNIMNSFFIPRLGSQLYAMPGMVTRLHLIANHAGDYKGIAASFSGDGFSHMKFTATATPDMASFEQWVEKVKSSEQQIHDFADYRALAKPSIDVPVTYYSHIPDGLFNDVVTQFPGSMNMHMGDGLDMDMDMDKPMGHHSMAEHEG from the coding sequence ATGGAAGCCTCACGATATAAAAGCATCATATCGAGACTCGGACTGTTACTCACAGTGCTGATGCTCTCAGGGTGTAAGTTTGCGCTACTTGATCCCAAAGGAGAGGTGGGTATTCAGGTAAAAGAGTTGATCCTTACAGCTCTGCTCCTGATGTTGATCGTTGTTATCCCTGTGATACTGATGACGATCTACTTCTCATATAAATATCGATCAAGTAATTCGAACGCAGAGTACACACCAGAATGGTCCCATTCAACAAAGATTGAGTTTGTTGTTTGGACGATCCCAATCATTATTATCGTCATTTTGGCGACAATCACTTGGCGTTCAACACACCATCTTGAGCCTTCTAGGCCTTTAGCAAGTGATGTGAAGCCGATGACAATTGAAGTGGTGTCGCTTGACTGGAAATGGCTGTTCATTTATCCGGAACAGAAAATTGCAACGGTGAATTATGTTGCATTTCCAAAAGATGTTCCGGTGAAGTTCAAGCTGACTTCAGACAACATCATGAACTCTTTCTTTATCCCGAGATTGGGCAGCCAACTCTATGCGATGCCCGGTATGGTGACTCGTCTGCATTTAATTGCCAATCATGCTGGGGATTACAAAGGTATTGCTGCAAGCTTTAGTGGTGACGGATTCTCACATATGAAATTCACTGCGACGGCAACACCGGATATGGCCAGCTTTGAACAATGGGTTGAGAAAGTGAAGTCTTCTGAACAGCAGATTCATGATTTCGCTGATTATCGTGCCTTAGCGAAGCCAAGCATCGATGTGCCTGTCACTTATTATTCTCATATTCCAGATGGCCTGTTCAACGATGTGGTAACCCAGTTCCCTGGTAGTATGAATATGCATATGGGAGATGGACTGGATATGGATATGGATATGGATAAACCAATGGGTCATCATTCGATGGCTGAGCATGAAGGGTGA
- the cyoB gene encoding cytochrome o ubiquinol oxidase subunit I: protein MFGRLTLDSIPYHEPIIMITLSVIAVVGLAVVIWVTRLGKWQYLWNEWFTSVDHKKLGFMYIAVAFVMLIRGFADAVMMRSQQALSAAGEAGYLPPHHYDQIFTAHGVIMIFFVAMPLVIGLMNIVVPLQIGARDVAFPYLNNLSFWLFVVGVILTNLSLGLGEFARTGWLAYPPLSGIGASPGVGVDYWIWALQISGVGTTLTGVNFFVTIMRMRTPGMPLMKMPVFTWASLCANILIIISFPILAVSIALLTLDRYMGFHFFTNDMGGNMMMYINLIWAWGHPEVYILVLPIFGVFSEVTATFSRKKLFGYTSLVWATIAITILAFIVWLHHFFTMGAGANVNAFFGIATMIISIPTGVKIFNWLFTMYKGRIQFTSPMMWTIGFLITFSIGGMTGVLMAVPGADFVLHNSVFLVAHFHNVIIGGVVFGCFAAITYWFPKATGFTLNEAWGRRAFWCWLIGFLMAFLPLYALGFMGMTRRLSQDISPDYFPLLATAAVGTAIVALGVLCQVIQIVVSIRDREQNRDVTGDPWDGRTLEWSTSSPPPFYNFAVLPKGDEVDAFWYQKQKGEHSLDKEVEYEPIHMPKNTPTGMYVSACSLVFGFAMIWYIWWLAAIGFIGIVVTSIWHSFNDDVDYYVQVDEIKAIEDEHRAQVAKAKAASQSKDDMEVNYAG, encoded by the coding sequence ATGTTTGGAAGATTAACACTGGACTCCATTCCATACCATGAGCCCATTATCATGATTACCCTATCTGTAATCGCGGTTGTCGGTTTGGCCGTCGTGATTTGGGTAACGCGTCTTGGTAAATGGCAGTATCTATGGAATGAATGGTTTACTTCAGTAGACCATAAAAAATTAGGCTTTATGTACATTGCGGTCGCATTTGTCATGCTCATACGTGGCTTTGCCGATGCGGTGATGATGCGAAGTCAGCAAGCACTTTCTGCTGCTGGTGAAGCCGGATATCTGCCGCCACATCACTATGACCAGATCTTTACTGCTCACGGTGTCATCATGATTTTCTTTGTGGCAATGCCACTGGTTATCGGTTTGATGAACATTGTTGTGCCGCTACAGATTGGCGCGCGTGACGTTGCTTTCCCGTATCTGAATAACCTGAGTTTTTGGTTGTTTGTTGTGGGTGTGATTTTGACTAACCTGTCTTTGGGTTTGGGTGAATTTGCCCGTACCGGTTGGTTGGCTTATCCACCGCTGTCAGGTATCGGTGCGAGTCCGGGAGTCGGTGTTGACTACTGGATTTGGGCACTCCAGATATCGGGTGTCGGGACAACGCTGACCGGGGTGAACTTCTTTGTCACCATCATGCGGATGCGTACACCGGGAATGCCACTGATGAAGATGCCAGTTTTCACTTGGGCTTCATTGTGTGCCAACATTCTGATCATTATTTCATTCCCAATTCTTGCTGTTTCGATCGCACTACTGACGTTAGACCGTTATATGGGTTTCCACTTCTTCACCAACGATATGGGTGGGAACATGATGATGTATATCAACCTGATTTGGGCATGGGGTCACCCTGAGGTATATATCCTTGTTCTGCCTATTTTTGGGGTGTTCTCTGAAGTGACCGCGACCTTCTCGCGCAAAAAACTATTCGGGTATACGTCTCTGGTGTGGGCAACAATTGCCATCACGATTCTGGCCTTTATTGTCTGGCTGCATCACTTCTTTACCATGGGCGCGGGTGCGAATGTCAACGCCTTCTTTGGTATCGCAACCATGATCATATCGATCCCGACAGGGGTGAAGATATTTAACTGGTTGTTCACGATGTACAAAGGTCGCATTCAGTTTACATCACCAATGATGTGGACCATCGGATTCCTCATTACATTCAGTATTGGTGGGATGACAGGGGTTCTGATGGCTGTTCCCGGTGCAGATTTCGTGCTGCACAACAGTGTATTCTTGGTTGCGCATTTCCATAACGTTATTATCGGTGGTGTGGTCTTTGGTTGCTTTGCTGCAATCACTTACTGGTTCCCGAAAGCAACTGGTTTCACTTTAAATGAAGCATGGGGACGCCGGGCGTTCTGGTGTTGGTTGATCGGCTTCTTGATGGCCTTCCTGCCATTGTATGCTCTTGGCTTTATGGGGATGACGCGTCGTTTGAGTCAGGATATCAGCCCTGATTACTTCCCATTGCTTGCGACAGCAGCGGTCGGGACAGCGATTGTTGCCCTCGGTGTATTGTGTCAGGTGATTCAGATCGTGGTGAGTATCAGAGATCGTGAACAAAACCGTGATGTTACAGGTGACCCGTGGGATGGCCGGACGCTGGAATGGTCTACTTCTTCTCCACCACCGTTTTATAACTTTGCGGTGCTCCCGAAAGGGGATGAAGTCGATGCTTTCTGGTATCAGAAACAGAAAGGAGAGCATTCGCTTGATAAAGAAGTCGAATATGAACCGATCCATATGCCGAAAAACACCCCGACAGGTATGTATGTTTCTGCATGTTCTCTGGTCTTTGGTTTCGCAATGATCTGGTATATCTGGTGGCTGGCAGCGATTGGCTTTATCGGTATTGTTGTCACGAGCATCTGGCATAGTTTTAACGACGACGTTGATTATTATGTTCAGGTGGATGAAATCAAAGCGATTGAAGATGAACACCGCGCTCAAGTTGCGAAAGCAAAGGCGGCATCTCAGTCAAAAGATGATATGGAGGTGAACTATGCAGGCTAA
- the cyoC gene encoding cytochrome o ubiquinol oxidase subunit III, with product MQANSVAAHAHDHHHDTGGNKLFGFWIYLMSDCILFASLFATYAVLANATAGGPSGKEIFELPFVFVETMLLLLSSITFGFGMIAMKRKQIGALKLWMVITFLFGVGFIGMEIYEFHHLIVEGYGPDRSAFLSAFFTLVGTHGLHVTFGLIWLFVCFWQLNTKGLTDMIETRFGCLSLFWHFLDIVWICVFTFVYLVGVTS from the coding sequence ATGCAGGCTAATTCTGTTGCAGCTCACGCACATGATCACCACCATGATACCGGTGGTAACAAGCTGTTCGGTTTCTGGATTTATCTGATGAGCGACTGTATTTTGTTTGCATCGTTGTTTGCAACTTATGCAGTGCTGGCTAATGCAACCGCTGGTGGTCCCAGCGGTAAAGAAATCTTTGAGTTACCATTTGTTTTTGTCGAAACCATGTTGCTGCTGCTAAGTAGTATTACGTTTGGCTTTGGCATGATTGCGATGAAACGCAAACAGATCGGTGCCCTGAAGTTGTGGATGGTGATTACCTTCCTGTTTGGGGTCGGCTTTATCGGGATGGAAATCTATGAATTCCATCATTTGATTGTTGAAGGCTACGGACCTGATCGCAGTGCGTTCCTGTCTGCGTTCTTTACGCTGGTTGGAACCCACGGTCTTCACGTGACCTTTGGTTTGATTTGGTTGTTCGTATGTTTCTGGCAATTGAATACCAAAGGGCTGACCGACATGATCGAAACTCGATTCGGCTGCCTGAGTTTGTTCTGGCACTTCCTTGATATCGTCTGGATTTGTGTATTTACATTCGTTTATTTAGTTGGGGTGACATCATGA
- the cyoD gene encoding cytochrome o ubiquinol oxidase subunit IV, protein MSNQHADSGVKGYVIGFVASLILTIIPFYYAATQSLSTGTTFAVLFGCAIVQVIVHFVYFLHMETKTSEGRWNFISLVFSAIVVLILIAGSIWIMWNLNINMMM, encoded by the coding sequence ATGAGTAACCAACACGCTGACTCAGGAGTGAAGGGATATGTGATTGGCTTTGTTGCCTCTCTGATCTTAACGATTATTCCTTTTTACTATGCTGCGACACAAAGCCTATCGACCGGGACGACATTTGCCGTTCTGTTCGGTTGCGCCATTGTTCAGGTGATTGTTCACTTTGTCTATTTCCTACATATGGAAACGAAGACGAGTGAAGGTCGCTGGAATTTCATTTCATTGGTGTTTTCCGCGATTGTTGTTCTGATTCTGATAGCTGGTTCTATCTGGATTATGTGGAACCTGAACATCAATATGATGATGTAG
- the cyoE gene encoding heme o synthase, translating to MIKGYLSITKPGIIVGNLISTAAGFFLAAKSESATSMLLLCTLAGVALIIASGCVINNIFDRDIDSKMARTSQRLLVRGEINVDHAFIYAIALLLAGTALLYQQTNPLTAVVVLLGYVFYVFFYTMWYKRTSVYGTLVGSISGAVPPLAGYLAVTNYISLEGVLLFSLFCLWQMPHSYAIAMFRLQDYRQAGIPVLPVVAGIDKARKHMMAYVVAFNVVALGLYLVGNTSYEYLVVASAVCFMWTRVTFRRMTPDNFEAWSKMVFKHSLIVVMSFSAVLGIELIPLSF from the coding sequence ATGATTAAAGGGTATCTGTCGATCACCAAACCGGGCATTATCGTTGGCAACCTGATTTCTACGGCTGCGGGATTTTTTCTCGCAGCTAAGTCTGAATCAGCAACATCAATGTTACTGCTTTGTACGCTGGCCGGTGTGGCTTTGATCATCGCGTCAGGGTGTGTCATCAATAATATTTTTGACCGTGATATTGATAGCAAAATGGCACGTACCAGCCAAAGATTGTTGGTCCGTGGTGAGATTAATGTTGATCATGCATTTATCTACGCCATTGCCTTGCTACTTGCCGGAACAGCGCTGCTGTACCAACAGACCAACCCGCTGACCGCTGTTGTGGTTCTATTGGGTTATGTCTTTTACGTATTCTTTTATACGATGTGGTACAAACGGACGTCTGTCTACGGCACATTGGTTGGGAGTATTTCTGGCGCGGTGCCACCATTGGCTGGTTATCTGGCAGTCACCAACTACATCAGTCTCGAAGGTGTGTTGCTGTTTAGCTTATTCTGCCTATGGCAGATGCCGCACTCTTATGCGATTGCGATGTTCAGACTTCAGGACTACCGTCAGGCTGGTATTCCAGTACTGCCAGTGGTTGCCGGTATCGATAAAGCTCGCAAACATATGATGGCTTATGTGGTGGCCTTCAATGTGGTTGCATTGGGGTTATACCTCGTCGGTAATACAAGTTACGAATACTTGGTGGTTGCCTCGGCGGTTTGCTTTATGTGGACCCGAGTGACATTCCGTCGCATGACGCCGGATAACTTTGAAGCATGGTCAAAAATGGTGTTCAAGCACTCGTTGATTGTGGTGATGAGCTTCAGTGCTGTTCTCGGTATTGAACTGATTCCACTGAGTTTCTAA